In the genome of Streptomyces violaceoruber, the window TCGACGCCGTGGGCGACCAGGGCGTCGATCAGGACGTCACCGAGGTCGACGTTGGCCGGCGCGATCACCTTGCCGTCGATGACGACGTCCTCGGCGAGCATGCGGGCGTACACGCTGGTCTCGACGTCCTCGGCCTTGCGCAGCGTGCCGTCCGCGTCGCGCGTGGCGATCGGCAGCTTGAGACCGCGCTCGGTGCCGCAGTCCTCCTCGCGAATGATGACGTCCTGGGAGACGTCGACCAGACGACGCGTGAGGTAACCCGAGTCGGCGGTCCGCAGCGCGGTGTCCGCCAGACCCTTACGGGCACCGTGCGTGGAGATGAAGTACTCCAGCACGGACAGGCCCTCACGGAAGGAGGCCTTGATGGGACGCGGGATCGTCTCGTTCTTCGCGTTCGACACCAGACCGCGCATACCGGCGATCTGACGCATCTGCATCATGTTTCCGCGAGCACCCGAGTTCACCATCATGGAGACCGGGTTGGTCTTCGGGAAGTTGTCGTTCATCGCCTCGGCGACCTCGTTGGTCGCCTTGGTCCAGATCGCGATGAGCTCCTGCGTGCGCTCTTCCTTGGTGATCAGACCGCGCTCGTACTGCTTCTGGACCTTCTCGTCCTGGCCCTCGTAGCCCTTGACGATCTCCTTCTTCGCGTCGGGAACGACGATGTCGGAGATGGCGACGGTGACGCCGGAACGGGTGGCCCAGAAGAAGCCGGCCGCCTTCAGGTTGTCGAGCGTCGCCGCCACGATGACCTTCGGGTAGCGCTCGGCGAGGTCGTTGACGATCTCGGAGAGCTGCTTCTTGCCGACCTCGTAGTCGACGAACGGGTAGTCCTCGGGCAGCAGCTCGTTGAAGAGCGCACGGCCCAGCGTGGTCTTCAGGGTGAAGGTGTCACCCTGCTGCCACTCCGGCTCACCCTCCTCGCGGGCCGGGGGTTCGAAGCCGCGGGGCGGGATGGTTCCCACCGGGAAGCGGATGTCGATCTTCGCCTGAAGCGTCAGGTCTCCGGCGTCGAAGGCCATGATCGCCTCGGCGGAGGAGCCGAAGGCACGGCCCTCGCCCTTGGGGCTGCGCCCCTCGGAGTCGGTGGTGAGGAAGAACAGACCGAGGACCATGTCCTGGGTCGGCATCGTCACCGGACGGCCGTCGGCCGGCTTGAGGATGTTGTTCGAGGACAGCATCAGGATGCGGGCCTCGGCCTGCGCCTCCGCGGACAGCGGCAGGTGCACGGCCATCTGGTCACCGTCGAAGTCCGCGTTGAACGCGGTGCAGACGAGCGGGTGGATCTGGATGGCCTTGCCCTCGACCAGCTGCGGCTCGAAGGCCTGGATGCCGAGGCGGTGCAGCGTCGGCGCACGGTTCAGCAGAACCGGGTGCTCGGCGATGACCTCTTCGAGGACGTCGTACACGACCGTGCGGCCGCGCTCGACCATGCGCTTGGCGCTCTTGATGTTCTGCGCGTGGTTCAGGTCGACCAGGCGCTTCATCACGAACGGCTTGAAGAGCTCCAGCGCCATGGCCTTCGGCAGACCGCACTGGTGCAGCTTCAGCTGCGGACCGACGACGATCACGGAACGCGCGGAGTAGTCCACACGCTTGCCGAGCAGGTTCTGACGGAAGCGGCCCTGCTTGCCCTTGAGCATGTCGGACAGCGACTTCAGCGGACGGTTGCCGGGGCCCGTGACCGGGCGGCCGCGGCGGCCGTTGTCGAAGAGCGCGTCCACGGCCTCCTGGAGCATGCGCTTCTCGTTGTTCACGATGATCTCGGGCGCGCCGAGGTCGAGAAGCCGCTTCAGGCGGTTGTTGCGGTTGATGACGCGGCGGTACAGGTCGTTCAGGTCGGAGGTCGCGAAGCGGCCACCGTCCAGCTGCACCATCGGACGCAGGTCCGGCGGGATGACCGGCACGCAGTCCAGCACCATGCCCTTGGGGCTGTTGCTGGTCTGCAGGAACGCGGAGACGACCTTGAGGCGCTTGAGCGCACGGGTCTTCTTCTGGCCCTTGCCGGTGCGGATGATCTCGCGGAGGCGCTCGGCCTCCTCGTCGAGGTCGAAGGACTCCAGGCGCTTCTGGAGCGCGGCGGCGCCCATCGAGCCGTCGAAGTAGGTGCCGAAGCGGTCGCGCAGCTCGCGGTAGAGCAGCTCGTCGCCCTCCAGGTCCTGGACCTTGAGGTTCTTGAACCGGTTCCACACCTCGTCGAGGCGGTCGATCTCGCGCTGCGCACGGTCGCGCAGCTGCTTCATCTCGCGCTCGGCACCCTCGCGCACCTTGCGGCGCACGTCGGCCTTGGCGCCCTCGGCCTCCAGCTCGGCCAGGTCGGTCTCGAGCTTCTTGGCGCGGGCCTCCAGGTCGGAGTCGCGGCGCTGCTCGATCTGCTGGCGCTCGACGGAGACGTGGGCCTCCAGCGACGGCAGGTCGCGGGTGCGGCGCTCCTCGTCCACGAAGGTGATCATGTACGCGGCGAAGTAGATGACCTTCTCGAGGTCCTTCGGCGCCAGGTCGAGCAGGTAGCCCAGGCGCGACGGGACGCCCTTGAAGTACCAGATGTGGGTGACGGGAGCGGCCAGCTCGATGTGGCCCATCCGCTCACGGCGCACCTTGGCGCGAGTGACCTCGACGCCGCAGCGCTCACAGATGATGCCCTTGAAGCGGACGCGCTTGTACTTGCCGCAGTAGCACTCCCAGTCCCGGGTCGGACCGAAGATCTTCTCGCAGAAGAGTCCGTCCTTCTCGGGCTTGAGGGTGCGGTAGTTGATGGTCTCGGGCTTCTTGACCTCGCCGTGGCTCCACTGACGGATGTCGTCAGCGGTGGCCAGACCGATCCGGAGCTCGTCGAAGAAGTTGACGTCGAGCACTATGCGTCAATCCCTCTCAGGGTTGTAAGTCTGTGGTCTGAAACGGGGGTCGCGGGATCGGCGGGGCCTGTGGAGGACAGGCCCCGCCTGACTCCCGTCAGACCTCTTCGACGCTGCTCGGCTCGCGCCGCGACAGGTCGATGCCGAGCTCCTCCGCTGCGCGGAAGACGTCCTCGTCGGTGTCACGCATCTCGATGGACATGCCGTCCGAGGACAGCACCTCCACGTTGAGGCACAGGGACTGCATCTCCTTGATGAGCACCTTGAAGGACTCGGGGATGCCGGGCTCAGGGATGTTCTCGCCCTTGACGATGGCCTCGTAGACCTTCACGCGGCCGGTCACGTCGTCGGACTTGATGGTCAGCAGCTCCTGGAGGGCGTACGCGGCGCCGTAAGCCTCCAGCGCCCACACCTCCATCTCACCGAAGCGCTGGCCACCGAACTGGGCCTTACCACCCAGCGGCTGCTGGGTGATCATCGAGTACGGGCCGGTCGACCGGGCGTGCAGCTTGTCGTCGACCAGGTGGTGGAGCTTGAGGATGTACATGTAGCCGACCGAGATCGGCTCCGGGAACGGCTCACCGCTGCGGCCGTCGAACAGCCGCGCCTTGCCGGACGGGAGCACCATGCGCTCGCCGTCGCGGTTCGGGATGGTGTGCTGGAGCAGGCCGGCCAGCTCGTCCTCGCGCGCACCGTCGAAGACCGGGGTGGCGACGTTGGTGCCGGGCTCGACCTTGTCGGCGCCGATCACCTGGAGGCGCTGCGCCCACTCCTCCGCGAGGCCGGAGACGTCCCAGCCGCGGCTGGCGAGCCAGCCGAGGTGGATCTCCAGGACCTGTCCCGGGTTCATTCGGGACGGGACACCCAGCGGGTTCAGGATGATGTCGACGGGCGTGCCGTCCTCCAGGAACGGCATGTCCTCGATCGGGTTGATCTTGGAGATGACGCCCTTGTTGCCGTGGCGGCCGGCGAGCTTGTCACCGTCGGTGATCTTGCGCTTCTGCGCCACGTACACGCGCACCAGCTGGTTCACACCGGGGGGAAGCTCGTCGCCCTCCTCGCGGTCGAAGACGCGGACGCCGATGACCTTGCCGATCTCGCCGTGCGGGACCTTCAGCGAGGTGTCGCGGACCTCACGGGCCTTCTCACCGAAGATCGCGCGGAGCAGGCGCTCCTCCGGCGTCAGCTCGGTCTCGCCCTTGGGCGTGACCTTGCCGACGAGGATGTCGCCGGCGACGACCTCGGCACCGATGCGGATGATGCCGCGCTCGTCGAGGTCGGCGAGGACCTCCTCGGAGACGTTCGGGATGTCCCGGGTGATCTCCTCGGGGCCGAGCTTGGTGTCACGGGCGTCGACCTCGTGCTCCTCGATGTGGATCGAGGAGAGGACGTCGTCCTGCACGAGGCGCTGCGACAGGATGATCGCGTCCTCGTAGTTGTGACCCTCCCACGGCATGAACGCGACCAGCAGGTTCTTGCCGAGCGCCATCTCGCCGTTCTCGGTGGCCGGACCGTCGGCCAGGACCTGGCCCTCGATGATCCGGTCGCCCTCGGCGACGATGACCTTCTGGTTGACCGAGGTGCCCTGGTTGGACCGGGAGAACTTGGCCAGGCGGTACGTGATGTACGTGCCGTCGTCGTTGGTCGTGGTGATGTAGTCCGCGGAGACCTCCTGGACCACACCCGCCTTCTCGGCCTTGACCACGTCACCGGCGTCGGCGGCGGAGCGGTACTCCATGCCGGTGCCGACCAGCGGGGACTCGCTCTTGATGAGCGGCACCGCCTGACGCATCATGTTCGCGCCCATGAGGGCACGGTTGGCGTCGTCGTGCTCGAGGAACGGGATCATCGCGGTCGCGACCGACACCATCTGGCGCGGCGAGACGTCCATGTAGTCGACGTCGTCACCGGGGACGTAGTCGACCTCGCCGCCACGACGGCGGACCAGGACGCGGGCCTCGGCGAACCGCATGTCGTCGCCCAGGGCGGCGTTGGCCTGCGCGATGACGAAGCGGTCCTCCTCGTCGGCGGTCAGGTAGTCGACGTCGTCGGTGACCTGGCCCTCGACGACCTTGCGGTACGGCGTCTCGATGAAGCCGAAGGGGTTGATGCGGCCGTACGAGGCGAGCGAGCCGATCAGACCGATGTTCGGGCCTTCGGGCGTCTCGATCGGGCACATGCGGCCGTAGTGCGACGGGTGCACGTCGCGGACCTCGAAGCCGGCCCGCTCACGGGAGAGACCACCCGGGCCGAGGGCGTTCAGACGACGCTTGTGCGTCAGCCCCGACAGCGGGTTGTTCTGGTCCATGAACTGGGACAGCTGGCTGGTGCCGAAGAACTCCTTGATGGAGGCGACGACCGGCCGGATGTTGATCAGGGTCTGCGGCGTGATCGCCTCGACGTCCTGGGTGGTCATGCGCTCGCGCACGACGCGCTCCATACGGGCGAGACCCGTACGGACCTGGTTCTGGATCAGCTCGCCGACGTTGCGGATGCGGCGGTTGCCGAAGTGGTCGATGTCGTCGGTCTCGACGACGATCTCCCGGCCCGACTCGCCGACCGTCTCGGTCTCACCGGCGTGCAGCTTCACCAGGTACTTGATGGTGGCGATGACGTCGTCGGTGGTGAGCACGCCGGCGTCCAGCGGCTCGTCCGCGCCGAGCTTCTTGTTCACCTTGTAGCGGCCGACCTTGGCGAGGTCGTAGCGCTTCGGGTTGAAGTAGAGGTTCTCGAGCAGCGTCTGCGCGGCCTCACGCGTGGGGGGCTCGCCCGGACGCAGCTTGCGGTAGATGTCGAGCAGCGCGTCGTCCTGGCCCTGGGTGTGGTCCTTCTCCAGGGTGGCGCGCATGGACTCGTACTCGCCGAACTCCTCGAGGATCTGCTCGGTGGTCCAGCCGAGGGCCTTGAGGAGGACGGTCACGGACTGCTTGCGCTTGCGGTCGATGCGCACACCGACCATGTCGCGCTTGTCGATCTCCATCTCCAGCCAGGCACCCCGGGACGGGATGATCTTGGCGGAGAAGATGTCCTTGTCGGACGTCTTGTCGATGGAGGAGTCGAAGTAGACACCCGGCGAGCGGACCAGCTGCGACACGACGACACGCTCGGTGCCGTTGATGACGAAGGTGCCCTTGTTGGTCATGAGCGGGAAGTCGCCCATGAAGACCGTCTGGGACTTGATCTCGCCGGTCTCGTTGTTGGTGAACTCGGCGGTGACGAAGAGCGGGGCCGCGTACGTGAAGTCGCGGTCCTTGCACTCGTCGATGCTGTTCTTGGGAGGCTCGAAGCGGTGGTCGCGGAACGTCAGCGACATCGACCCGGAGAAGTCCTCGATCGGCGAGATCTCCTCGAAGATCTCTTCCAGACCGGACTTGGTGGGGACGTCCTGACCGGACTCCAGAGCCGACTCGACGCGAGCCTTCCAGGCGTCGTTGCCGAGGAGCCAGTCGAAGCTCTCGGTTTGCAGCGCCAGGAGGTTCGGAACCTCGAGGGGCTCCTTGATCTTTGCAAAGGAGATGCGCAGCGGGGCGGTGCTGGCAGCGTTGTTCGTATTCGCGGTCGAGGCATTGCGCGAGGCGGCCAAGAGGGGGTCCTTCCGAGGGCTCGGACTCACTACGCGCGTACCGGCCCCTCTTCCGTGCACGGAGACAGGGGGTGCCTGATGTGGCTAAAGAGCCAGGTCAGACATGCTCTGGTCGTCAGTGCTCGGGCGAGGGTAGACCCCTGGTGACGGGCAGGGGGCAGCTAACAGGCAGCGCAAAGGGTCAGTGTAGCCACTTGGCACACTGATGTCCAGTGCGGTTCTCGGGGACCGTGTTCGCTCCTCGTTGTTCTCACCACCTGTGCGGCAAGGCCTCGCCCTCAACGCACCCAGATACTGCCCTCTTCGCCGTCGATCCATGCCTCGGATTCGGATCCTTGTGACGACGCCCTGAGAATTGCGCGCTGCGTGCGGTTCGTCAAGGCCCCCCTTGCCCAAACCGGTTGTCGCCAGGGGGCTCTCAGGGCCCCGGCGACGGCACGACGAAGATCACCCTACTCTTCACCGCCACTCGTGCAAGGCGACCGCCGCCGGACCCCGGATACGCCGAAGAGCGACCACCCGGATGGATGATCGCTCTTCGGTGCTACGGCGTTACAGACCCTGCCGGATCCGTGGTGCCGGTGCGGTCTTACTTGACCTCGACGGAGGCGCCGGCGCCCTTGAGGGACTCGGCGGCCTTCTCGGCGGCGTCCTTGGCGACCTTCTCGAGGACGGGCTTCGGGGCGCCGTCCACGAGGTCCTTGGCCTCCTTGAGACCCAGGGAGGTCAGCTCGCGCACGACCTTGATGACCTGGATCTTCTTGTCGCCGGCACCCGTGAGGATGACGTCGAACTCGTCCTGCTCGGCAGCGGCCTCGACCGGGGCGCCCGGGGCGGCGGGGCCGGCCACGGCGACCGCGGCGGCGGCGGTGACGTCGAACTTCTCCTCGAAGGCCTTCACGAACTCGGAGAGCTCGATGAGGGTCATCTCCTCGAACTGGGCGAGCAGGTCGTCCTGGCTGAGCTTCGCCATGATGGCGGTCCTTCCACTAATTCGGCAGGTGCCGGATGTACGGGGTGTGGCGGGCGTACGTCGGCCCGCTGCGATCCGCGCCGCGCTCAGGCGGCCCGGACCAGAAAGCGAGCCGAGTTACTCGGCACCGCCCTGCTCGTCCTGCTTGGCACGGAGCGCGTCCACGGTGCGGACGAGCTTCGAGGGAAGCGCCTGGAAGAGCTGAGCAGTCTGGGACTGCTTGCCCTTGAAGGCACCCGCCAGCTTGGAGAGCAGAACCTCGCGGGACTCGAGGTCCGCAAGCTTCTTGATCTCGTCGGCGGACATCGCCTTGCCGTCAAGGACACCGCCCTTGATGACGAGATTCGGATTGTCCTTGGCGAAGTCGCGCAGACCCTTCGCCGACTCCACCGGGTCACCGGTGACGAAGGCGACGGCCGTCGGACCAGCGAAGAGCTGGTCGTCGAGCGTGATCCCGGCCTCGTTGGCCGCAATCTTGGTCAGCGTGTTCTTCACCACGGCGTACTGGGCGTTCTCACCGAGCGACCGGCGCAGCGTCTTGAGCTGCGCCACGGTGAGACCGCGGTACTCGGTCAGCACGGCGGCGTTGGAGCTGCGGAACTTGTCCGTCAGCTCGGCAACCGCGGCAGCCTTTTCGGGCGTCGCCATAGAGCCTCGGCCTCCTTCCGGGTGATTCGGACCGCGCGGACCCGAAGGAGGACTGGGGAAAACGAAACGCCCCGGCGCAGGCGCACGGGGCGTGGCTCGACCGATCGTCATCCGCACGGGGCGGGGACTTCCGGGAGCTCATCCACAGTCACCTGCGCGGGTCGTCCGCAGTTCAGCGGATCCTTCGGCCACCGTGTCCTCTTTCGAACACACGGCAACGACCAGCGGTCTTTGGCTTCTGTGGAAGCGTACGTGAACGGGGCAGTGTCAAGCAAATCCGCCCCCGCGGCGACCGGAGCGGGCCGGGCGCGCGGCGCCTCAGCCCTGCTGGCTCTCCTTCATCATCTCGGCCAGGTCGGCGACCTCCCCGGCCGGAGGGGCGGTGACCTTCACGGGCTCGTTGATGCCGAGGAAGGTGATGGTCATGTCCAGCGGGCCCTTCTTGGCGTCGCCGCGCATGCGGAACTGCTTGGTCTGGTCGTCGCCGTCGACCCACATGTCCATCGTGAGCTTGTCGACGCCCATCTTCTCGTACTGCTCGAGGCTCTTCTGCCGCTTGTCCCGGGTGGCCTTGTCCTCGTCCGCGAGGGACTTCTCCAGGTCGGCGAGGGTGACCGTGCCCTTGTAGTGGGTGGTCTTCACGCCCTCGACGGTCTCGGTGCCGACCTTCTCGACGTCCTTGGCCCCGGTGAGGAAGGTGGACTCGGTCGCCGGGTTCTTGTCGGCCTGGGAGGCGCCGCCCAGCTGGTTCAGCTCGTCGCCGGCGCCCATCGCGGCCAGGTCGAACTTGATCCAGCTCTTGCCGTCCATCTCCTTGGCCGCCTCGGGGCCGCCCCCGATGTACATGGCCTTGTCGACGAGCCGGATCTCCGCGGTCCCCTCGGCCCCCTGGTCGAGCGCCGTCATCTTCATGCTCATCGCGAGCGTCGGCTTGATCTGCATCTCGGCCTCGGCCTTGACCCGGCCCTCCTCGGGGACCTTGCCGGTCATGCGGTAGTGGAGGGAGTTGATCTCCTCCGTGTTCTTCGCCGCCTTGGCGACGGCGGCCGCGGGCGTCATCTCCGGGGACTCGGAGGCCTTGTCCTCCTTGGCGCAGCCCACCGCCCCGGCGGCGAGCAGCAGCGCGGCGAGTCCGGCGCCCACGGGCACACGTACGGAAGTCTTCATCGATATCCCCCCACGGGATTCAAGGTGCGCACAGGAGCATGAGGGGCACAGGAGTCGCACCGCCGCTCCACAGCATTCGTTTGTGACAAGGACGCGAGCGTAGCCGAAACGGTTCGAACGATCTTGTGGTTTCTCCGCCGCCCGGGCTTCAGCTTCCCTGTGACGCCAGCAGTTCCTTGAAGTCCGCCGTGTCCGCGGCCGGCGGACGTTCGGCCAGGACCCTGACGCCGTAGTCGCTGTAGTACGCGGTCTGGGTCAGCTCCCCGGTCTCCGTGCGGCCCCGCTCGACCTTCTTGACCAGCAGGTCCCGGTCGTCGACCCAGATGTCGACGCTCTGGGCGGTGGCCCCGCCCATCGTGCCGGACCAGTGCGTGGTGCGCCGGCCGCGCGTCGTCTCCTCGCCCACCCTGCGCACGTCCTGCGCCGACAGCAGCAGCTTCACGGCCTGGTTGGGCGTGGTGTTGCGCATCTGGTCGGCGAATCCGGCGCCCGCGCCGCCGCCGAGGTCCTCCAGGTCCTCGTACACGTACTTGATCCAGTGCCGGCCGCCCACCCGCTCGGCGAACTCGTCGCCCATCCTGGCGTAGTAGGCGTCGGGCAGGTACCGGGCCTCCATCGCGGTGGTGCCGAGGCGGCGCATGGTCTCGGCGGTCGTGCCGCCCGTGTAGGTGATCGTCAGGGTGCCGGTGAGGCCGTCGTCCCAGCCGAGGGCGCCCGCGGCCTCCAGGGACAGCTCGCGGCCCATCACGGTCGTGGACTCCACCCGCGCCGAACCCGCCCGCCCGGTGGCCCGCTCGACCTTCCGCAGGGCATCGGCCGAGGGCCCGGTGAGGGCCGGGGCGCGGGAGGACGCCGGAGCCGAGGCGGACGGGCGGGCCGAGCCGGTGGGGCCGGTGGAATGGCCGGCGTCGTCGGATCCCCCGGGGCCGGTGCACGCGGTGACGCACGCCAGCGCGGCCGACACCGCGACCGAGACGACCGTACGGCGTGCCGTCGTGCCCGTCATCCGCCCACCCCTTGCGCCCCGTACGGCCCCTGCGCCCCATGCGCGGACCCGTTGCCCGCACGCTAACCCAGGGCGCCGGAAAAGGGGACGGGCCAAAAGGGACGGCCAAAGGGGACGGGCCCCGCACCTCGGAAGGTGCGGGGCCCGTGAACCGGTGGGGCGAGCTGCTCGCTCAGACCGCGGCCGGGTCCTCCTCGACGAGGAGGTTGCGGGTGCGGTTGGAGTCGAGCGGGATGCCCGGGCCCATCGTGGTGCTGAGGGCGGCCTTCTTGATGTAGCGGCCCTTGGCGGCGGACGGCTTCAGACGGAGGATCTCCTCCAGCGCCGCGCCGTAGTTCTCCACCAGCTTGGTGTCGTCGAACGACGTCTTGCCGATGATGAAGTGCAGGTTCGAGTGCTTGTCGACGCGGAACTCGATCTTGCCGCCCTTGATGTCGTTGACAGCCTTGGCAACGTCCGGGGTCACGGTGCCGGTCTTGGGGTTCGGCATGAGACCACGGGGACCGAGCACGCGGCCGAGGCGGCCGACCTTGCCCATGAGGTCCGGGGTGGCGACGACGGCGTCGAAGTCCAGACGGCCCTTCGACACCTCGTCGATCAGTTCGTCGGAGCCGACGATGTCGGCGCCCGCGGCGGTCGCGGCCTCGGCACGGTCACCGGTCGCGAAGACCAGGACCCGGGCGGTCTTACCGGTGCCGTGCGGGAGGTTCACGGTGCCACGGACCATCTGGTCGGCCTTGCGCGGGTCGACACCCAGGCGGAAGGCGACCTCGACGGTGCCGTCGAACTTGCTCGTGGAGGTCTCCTTGGCGAGACGGACGGCCTCGAGCGGGGCGTAGAGCTTGTCCCGGTCGATCTTGGCGTCCGCAGCGCGGAGAGACTTGCTGCGCTTGCTCACTACTGCTCCTGGTGGCTTCTGAGGAGTCGTGGTGCGGGCCGAGCAGGCCCTGCCACTACTGCTTTGGTTACGGGGGGTGGAGGTCAGCCCTCGACCGTGACGCCCATGGAACGGGCGGTACCGGCGATGATCTTCTCCGCCTGGTCCAGGTCGTTGGCGTTGAGGTCGGGCATCTTGGTGGTGGCGATCTCACGGACCTGGTCACGCGTGATCTTCGCGACCTTGGTCTTGTGCGGCTCGCCGGAGCCCTTCTCCACGCCCGCGGCCTTGAGGATCATCTTGGCGGCCGGCGGCGTCTTGGTGATGAAGG includes:
- a CDS encoding lipoprotein, producing MTGTTARRTVVSVAVSAALACVTACTGPGGSDDAGHSTGPTGSARPSASAPASSRAPALTGPSADALRKVERATGRAGSARVESTTVMGRELSLEAAGALGWDDGLTGTLTITYTGGTTAETMRRLGTTAMEARYLPDAYYARMGDEFAERVGGRHWIKYVYEDLEDLGGGAGAGFADQMRNTTPNQAVKLLLSAQDVRRVGEETTRGRRTTHWSGTMGGATAQSVDIWVDDRDLLVKKVERGRTETGELTQTAYYSDYGVRVLAERPPAADTADFKELLASQGS
- a CDS encoding LolA-like protein; translation: MKTSVRVPVGAGLAALLLAAGAVGCAKEDKASESPEMTPAAAVAKAAKNTEEINSLHYRMTGKVPEEGRVKAEAEMQIKPTLAMSMKMTALDQGAEGTAEIRLVDKAMYIGGGPEAAKEMDGKSWIKFDLAAMGAGDELNQLGGASQADKNPATESTFLTGAKDVEKVGTETVEGVKTTHYKGTVTLADLEKSLADEDKATRDKRQKSLEQYEKMGVDKLTMDMWVDGDDQTKQFRMRGDAKKGPLDMTITFLGINEPVKVTAPPAGEVADLAEMMKESQQG
- the rplK gene encoding 50S ribosomal protein L11; translated protein: MPPKKKKVTGLIKLQIQAGAANPAPPVGPALGQHGVNIMEFCKAYNAATESQRGWVIPVEITVYEDRSFTFITKTPPAAKMILKAAGVEKGSGEPHKTKVAKITRDQVREIATTKMPDLNANDLDQAEKIIAGTARSMGVTVEG
- the rplL gene encoding 50S ribosomal protein L7/L12, whose amino-acid sequence is MAKLSQDDLLAQFEEMTLIELSEFVKAFEEKFDVTAAAAVAVAGPAAPGAPVEAAAEQDEFDVILTGAGDKKIQVIKVVRELTSLGLKEAKDLVDGAPKPVLEKVAKDAAEKAAESLKGAGASVEVK
- the rpoB gene encoding DNA-directed RNA polymerase subunit beta; amino-acid sequence: MAASRNASTANTNNAASTAPLRISFAKIKEPLEVPNLLALQTESFDWLLGNDAWKARVESALESGQDVPTKSGLEEIFEEISPIEDFSGSMSLTFRDHRFEPPKNSIDECKDRDFTYAAPLFVTAEFTNNETGEIKSQTVFMGDFPLMTNKGTFVINGTERVVVSQLVRSPGVYFDSSIDKTSDKDIFSAKIIPSRGAWLEMEIDKRDMVGVRIDRKRKQSVTVLLKALGWTTEQILEEFGEYESMRATLEKDHTQGQDDALLDIYRKLRPGEPPTREAAQTLLENLYFNPKRYDLAKVGRYKVNKKLGADEPLDAGVLTTDDVIATIKYLVKLHAGETETVGESGREIVVETDDIDHFGNRRIRNVGELIQNQVRTGLARMERVVRERMTTQDVEAITPQTLINIRPVVASIKEFFGTSQLSQFMDQNNPLSGLTHKRRLNALGPGGLSRERAGFEVRDVHPSHYGRMCPIETPEGPNIGLIGSLASYGRINPFGFIETPYRKVVEGQVTDDVDYLTADEEDRFVIAQANAALGDDMRFAEARVLVRRRGGEVDYVPGDDVDYMDVSPRQMVSVATAMIPFLEHDDANRALMGANMMRQAVPLIKSESPLVGTGMEYRSAADAGDVVKAEKAGVVQEVSADYITTTNDDGTYITYRLAKFSRSNQGTSVNQKVIVAEGDRIIEGQVLADGPATENGEMALGKNLLVAFMPWEGHNYEDAIILSQRLVQDDVLSSIHIEEHEVDARDTKLGPEEITRDIPNVSEEVLADLDERGIIRIGAEVVAGDILVGKVTPKGETELTPEERLLRAIFGEKAREVRDTSLKVPHGEIGKVIGVRVFDREEGDELPPGVNQLVRVYVAQKRKITDGDKLAGRHGNKGVISKINPIEDMPFLEDGTPVDIILNPLGVPSRMNPGQVLEIHLGWLASRGWDVSGLAEEWAQRLQVIGADKVEPGTNVATPVFDGAREDELAGLLQHTIPNRDGERMVLPSGKARLFDGRSGEPFPEPISVGYMYILKLHHLVDDKLHARSTGPYSMITQQPLGGKAQFGGQRFGEMEVWALEAYGAAYALQELLTIKSDDVTGRVKVYEAIVKGENIPEPGIPESFKVLIKEMQSLCLNVEVLSSDGMSIEMRDTDEDVFRAAEELGIDLSRREPSSVEEV
- the rplA gene encoding 50S ribosomal protein L1; the protein is MSKRSKSLRAADAKIDRDKLYAPLEAVRLAKETSTSKFDGTVEVAFRLGVDPRKADQMVRGTVNLPHGTGKTARVLVFATGDRAEAATAAGADIVGSDELIDEVSKGRLDFDAVVATPDLMGKVGRLGRVLGPRGLMPNPKTGTVTPDVAKAVNDIKGGKIEFRVDKHSNLHFIIGKTSFDDTKLVENYGAALEEILRLKPSAAKGRYIKKAALSTTMGPGIPLDSNRTRNLLVEEDPAAV
- a CDS encoding DNA-directed RNA polymerase subunit beta'; protein product: MLDVNFFDELRIGLATADDIRQWSHGEVKKPETINYRTLKPEKDGLFCEKIFGPTRDWECYCGKYKRVRFKGIICERCGVEVTRAKVRRERMGHIELAAPVTHIWYFKGVPSRLGYLLDLAPKDLEKVIYFAAYMITFVDEERRTRDLPSLEAHVSVERQQIEQRRDSDLEARAKKLETDLAELEAEGAKADVRRKVREGAEREMKQLRDRAQREIDRLDEVWNRFKNLKVQDLEGDELLYRELRDRFGTYFDGSMGAAALQKRLESFDLDEEAERLREIIRTGKGQKKTRALKRLKVVSAFLQTSNSPKGMVLDCVPVIPPDLRPMVQLDGGRFATSDLNDLYRRVINRNNRLKRLLDLGAPEIIVNNEKRMLQEAVDALFDNGRRGRPVTGPGNRPLKSLSDMLKGKQGRFRQNLLGKRVDYSARSVIVVGPQLKLHQCGLPKAMALELFKPFVMKRLVDLNHAQNIKSAKRMVERGRTVVYDVLEEVIAEHPVLLNRAPTLHRLGIQAFEPQLVEGKAIQIHPLVCTAFNADFDGDQMAVHLPLSAEAQAEARILMLSSNNILKPADGRPVTMPTQDMVLGLFFLTTDSEGRSPKGEGRAFGSSAEAIMAFDAGDLTLQAKIDIRFPVGTIPPRGFEPPAREEGEPEWQQGDTFTLKTTLGRALFNELLPEDYPFVDYEVGKKQLSEIVNDLAERYPKVIVAATLDNLKAAGFFWATRSGVTVAISDIVVPDAKKEIVKGYEGQDEKVQKQYERGLITKEERTQELIAIWTKATNEVAEAMNDNFPKTNPVSMMVNSGARGNMMQMRQIAGMRGLVSNAKNETIPRPIKASFREGLSVLEYFISTHGARKGLADTALRTADSGYLTRRLVDVSQDVIIREEDCGTERGLKLPIATRDADGTLRKAEDVETSVYARMLAEDVVIDGKVIAPANVDLGDVLIDALVAHGVEEVKTRSILTCESQVGTCAMCYGRSLATGKLVDIGEAVGIIAAQSIGEPGTQLTMRTFHTGGVAGDDITQGLPRVVELFEARTPKGVAPISEASGRVRIEETEKTKKIVVTPDDGSDETAFPISKRARLLVGEGDHVEVGQKLTVGATNPHDVLRILGQRAVQVHLVGEVQKVYNSQGVSIHDKHIEIIIRQMLRRVTIIESGDAELLPGELVERTKFETENRRVVQEGGHPASGRPQLMGITKASLATESWLSAASFQETTRVLTDAAINAKSDSLIGLKENVIIGKLIPAGTGLSRYRNIRVEPTEEAKAAMYSAVGYDDIDYSPFGTGSGQAVPLEDYDYGPYNQ
- the rplJ gene encoding 50S ribosomal protein L10, which gives rise to MATPEKAAAVAELTDKFRSSNAAVLTEYRGLTVAQLKTLRRSLGENAQYAVVKNTLTKIAANEAGITLDDQLFAGPTAVAFVTGDPVESAKGLRDFAKDNPNLVIKGGVLDGKAMSADEIKKLADLESREVLLSKLAGAFKGKQSQTAQLFQALPSKLVRTVDALRAKQDEQGGAE